The Oryzias latipes chromosome 4, ASM223467v1 genome includes a window with the following:
- the chst14 gene encoding carbohydrate sulfotransferase 14 has translation MHPRRQAFGLNRPEGGRRSSATNFGSAVSSLRRGSTVLPSVLTFLVIVASGGLLMMIEKGMLNGMETPAPRGNGGRPDLIRQRRGPGGVDVESQILQEIRNRTIKTMCKQRNMPHNIWSLSPLQRKTLLHHVLVNDRYRFLYCYVPKVACSNWKRVLKVLNGALESVDVNIKMDHHSDLTFLSSLKPEEIRYRLKHYFKFMFVREPLERLLSAYRNKFGEIESYQKKYGVEIVKRYRKSHTKVQSVRGDDVTFTEFIRYLVDEDVERMNEHWMPMYNLCQPCAMSYDFIGSYEHLETDADFVLQLINVPSSVHFPERQTWYKPVTTETLHFYLCSLPQKLLRELLPKYILDFSLFTYPLPNMTMDHCRH, from the exons ATGCATCCGCGCAGACAAGCCTTCGGGCTGAACCGGCCGGAGGGAGGCCGCCGCAGCTCAGCCACAAACTTTGGGAGCGCCGTGAGCTCCCTGCGCCGGGGCTCCACCGTGCTGCCTTCCGTGCTGACGTTCCTGGTGATCGTCGCGTCCGGAGGCCTGCTGATGATGATCGAGAAGGGAATGCTGAACGGCATGGAGACGCCTGCTCCGCGGGGCAACGGCGGGCGGCCGGACCTCATCCGGCAGAGACGCGGTCCGGGTGGCGTGGACGTGGAGTCGCAG aTCCTTCAGGAGATCCGCAACCGGACCATCAAGACCATGTGTAAGCAGAGGAACATGCCTCACAACATCTGGTCACTAAGCCCGCTACAGAGGAAGACACTGCTGCATCACGTTCTGGTGAACGACAGGTACCGCTTCCTCTACTGCTACGTGCCCAAGGTGGCCTGCTCCAACTGGAAGAGGGTTCTAAAGGTCCTGAATGGAGCGCTGGAGAGTGTAGACGTCAACATTAAGATGGACCACCACAGCGATCTGACGTTTCTGTCCTCTCTGAAGCCAGAGGAGATCCGGTACCGCCTCAAGCACTACTTCAAGTTCATGTTTGTACGGGAGCCCTTGGAGCGGCTCCTGTCGGCGTACAGGAACAAATTTGGAGAGATTGAGTCCTACCAGAAAAAATATGGGGTGGAGATCGTAAAGAGATACAGAAAGAGCCACACCAAGGTCCAGTCTGTGAGAGGAGATGATGTGACCTTCACAGAGTTCATCCGTTATTTGGTGGACGAAGACGTGGAGCGCATGAATGAGCACTGGATGCCTATGTACAACCTCTGCCAGCCTTGTGCCATGTCCTACGATTTCATTGGCTCCTATGAACACCTTGAAACCGATGCAGACTTTGTGTTGCAACTCATCAATGTGCCTTCTTCTGTTCACTTCCCCGAAAGGCAGACGTGGTACAAGCCAGTTACTACAGAGACCTTACACTTTTACCTGTGCAGTTTGCCCCAGAAGCTTCTGAGAGAACTCCTCCCAAAGTATATCTTAGACTTCTCCTTATTCACTTATCCTCTTCCCAACATGACCATGGACCACTGCAGGCATTAA